Proteins encoded together in one Lathyrus oleraceus cultivar Zhongwan6 chromosome 5, CAAS_Psat_ZW6_1.0, whole genome shotgun sequence window:
- the LOC127087985 gene encoding uncharacterized protein LOC127087985, which yields MSPKLPFKFDSGYEKLKKKKKLNELNQSQARALDKFLTKEPQVVVENSNVDNVNLRNFEELVSSKTMEDNIDFDATKTNHLEYENVDNVNDKYEDIFDPRIWDSLESKRDLSIVKGPKDKLSRRFTANLYTRVLSNAEKCDRDSLVYSKEICIGQLTNEGLVIGHMLVKGLESTRQTWNMSKDMIMDVAIEKIKGLISFFERYRETGFNKALKYAKEIVIKLNIDSDTTFNIRTGPPNYLRRPCAEASSSIRV from the exons ATGTCTCCTAAATTACCTTTTAAGTTTGATTCGGGATATGAGAAACttaagaaaaagaaaaaacttaATGAACTAAATCAATCTCAAGCAAGAGCTCTCGATAAATTTCTTACAAAAGAACCACAAGTTGTTGTTGAAAATTCAAATGTTGATAATGTTAATTTAAGAAATTTTGAAGAATTAGTTAGCTCCAAAACTATGGAGGATAATATTGATTTTGATGCTACTAAAACTAATCATTTAGAATATGAAAATGTTGATAATGTTAATGACAAATATGAAGATATATTTGATCCAAGAATTTGGGATTCTCTTGAGTCTAAAAGAGATTTATCTATAGTGAAGGGTCCTAAAGATAAATTATCTAGGCGTTTTACGGCTAATTTGTATACACGAGTTTTATCAAATGCAGAGAAGTGTGATAGAGATTCACTTGTTTATTCAAAAGA GATTTGTATAGGTCAATTAACAAATGAGGGGTTGGTGATTGGACATATGTTGGTGAAAGGCTTAGAGAGCACGAGACAGACATGGAACATG TCAAAGGATATGATTATGGATGTTGCAATAGAAAAAATAAAAGGGTTAATTTCATTTTTTGAGAGATATAGAGAAACTGGTTTTAATAAGGCCTTGAAGTATGCTAAAGAAATTGTTATTAAATTGAATATTGACTCA GACACCACTTTTAATATTAGAACAGGGCCTCCAAATTATTTGAGACGACCCTGCGCGGAAGCATCTAGCAGCATTCGTGTTTGA